The Oikeobacillus pervagus genome has a segment encoding these proteins:
- a CDS encoding PTS fructose transporter subunit IIABC, with translation MNTRDLMKSDLIIINLNARTKEEVIEDLVQRLFDSGYISDRQSFKEAILARENQCSTGIGKGVAIPHAKTSSLHEPVIVFGRSVQGIDYDALDGQPTHLFFMIAAPEGVKNQHLEVISSLTSYLRDSSFRESLKKAKTVEDILETIEKKDKGKMKDIQEARSPNSKKIVAVTACPTGIAHTYMAADALVEKAKEMGITVKVETQGSVGIKNLLTAHEIKEATAVIVAADIQVEMERFQGKHVIQAPVSEGIRRPEALIQKALNQEGPIYQEKVLDKDSTNPIDKRENNHMNPLKRGIKNGYQHIMNGMSNMLPFVVSGGILMAISTTIVTNAGGLDHPFLQSLIKAFIYIGDGHALLFILPVLAGFIAVSIADRPGFAPGMVGGLIAANGETGFLGGIIAGFLAGFIIRALRKVFLHVPTALNGLKPVLLYPLFGVLITGMMMVYVVIDPLRGLHHLILQFFSEMGTVNLVLLGCVLGGMMAIDMGGPINKIAFTFGIAMLDSDAFTPQAAVMAGGMVPPLGIALATTLFKKKFTQQEREAGRANYMMGLSFITEGAIPFAMKDPKRIIPSIVIGSSLAGALSCVFRIGLQTPHGGIFVFPFVYGNPFLYLLAVSVGVFSTALMVGFLKEDVNSIQEKV, from the coding sequence TTGAACACAAGAGACTTAATGAAAAGCGATTTGATCATCATCAATTTAAACGCACGTACGAAAGAAGAGGTGATAGAGGATCTCGTTCAGAGATTATTTGATTCTGGTTATATTTCCGATCGTCAGTCATTTAAGGAAGCGATATTAGCCCGGGAAAATCAGTGTTCAACAGGTATTGGGAAGGGAGTAGCTATTCCTCATGCTAAAACAAGCTCACTCCATGAACCTGTCATTGTATTTGGCCGGTCGGTTCAAGGAATAGATTACGATGCATTGGACGGTCAACCTACCCATCTATTCTTTATGATTGCGGCACCAGAAGGAGTGAAAAATCAACATTTAGAGGTCATTTCCTCATTAACTTCTTATTTAAGAGATAGCTCCTTTCGCGAATCATTAAAGAAGGCAAAAACCGTTGAAGATATTCTAGAAACAATTGAGAAAAAAGACAAGGGAAAAATGAAAGACATACAAGAGGCTCGTTCTCCTAATTCTAAAAAGATCGTCGCGGTTACGGCATGTCCAACAGGAATTGCGCATACATACATGGCAGCAGATGCTTTAGTAGAAAAGGCGAAAGAAATGGGAATCACAGTAAAAGTGGAAACACAAGGTTCTGTTGGAATCAAAAATCTCTTAACTGCTCATGAAATTAAAGAAGCAACAGCGGTGATTGTTGCGGCAGATATTCAAGTAGAAATGGAACGTTTTCAAGGGAAACATGTGATACAAGCCCCGGTTTCAGAAGGGATCCGACGCCCAGAAGCCTTGATCCAAAAAGCATTGAATCAAGAGGGGCCTATTTATCAGGAAAAGGTTTTAGATAAAGATTCAACAAACCCCATTGATAAACGTGAAAATAATCATATGAACCCGCTAAAAAGAGGAATCAAAAATGGATATCAACATATCATGAACGGGATGTCGAATATGCTTCCTTTTGTCGTTAGTGGCGGGATTTTGATGGCTATATCCACAACGATTGTCACGAATGCTGGTGGACTAGATCATCCTTTTCTTCAGTCACTCATCAAAGCGTTTATATACATTGGAGATGGTCATGCATTACTTTTTATCCTCCCAGTTTTAGCTGGATTTATTGCAGTCAGTATTGCAGATCGTCCTGGATTTGCACCGGGGATGGTAGGTGGCTTGATAGCAGCGAATGGGGAGACAGGATTTTTAGGTGGGATCATTGCTGGATTTTTAGCGGGATTTATCATACGGGCCTTAAGAAAAGTATTTCTTCATGTTCCCACAGCTTTAAATGGACTGAAACCTGTCCTGCTTTATCCACTATTTGGAGTATTAATAACGGGCATGATGATGGTGTATGTCGTCATCGATCCTCTAAGGGGCCTCCATCATCTGATCCTACAGTTTTTTAGCGAAATGGGAACAGTTAACCTTGTATTATTAGGATGTGTTCTTGGAGGAATGATGGCGATTGATATGGGCGGTCCCATTAATAAAATAGCTTTTACGTTCGGAATAGCGATGTTAGACAGCGATGCTTTTACCCCACAGGCAGCTGTGATGGCTGGAGGGATGGTGCCGCCACTAGGGATTGCATTAGCCACGACATTATTCAAAAAAAAATTTACACAACAGGAGCGGGAAGCTGGGAGAGCAAATTATATGATGGGTTTATCTTTTATAACTGAGGGAGCCATTCCATTTGCAATGAAAGACCCGAAACGAATTATTCCCTCAATTGTGATCGGATCATCTCTTGCAGGTGCACTGTCATGTGTTTTTCGTATCGGGTTACAAACGCCGCATGGGGGCATTTTTGTTTTTCCGTTCGTGTATGGAAATCCGTTTCTTTATTTATTAGCTGTATCCGTGGGAGTGTTTTCGACTGCCTTAATGGTTGGATTTTTAAAAGAAGATGTGAATTCTATACAGGAAAAAGTGTAA
- the ruvB gene encoding Holliday junction branch migration DNA helicase RuvB, which yields MEERIISSEADLHELSEEPSLRPEWLKQYIGQDKVKRNLEIFIQAARMREESLDHCLLYGPPGLGKTTLAAVIANEMDVQLRTTSGPAIERPGDLAAILTALQPGDVLFIDEIHRLPRSIEEILYPAMEDFCLDIVIGKGPSARSVRLDLPPFTLVGATTRSGSLSAPLRDRFGVLCRLEYYNEEQLTDIVVRTADIFQVEIDEKGAHEIARRSRGTPRIANRLLRRVRDFAQVRGNGKITFDLATQALQLLQVDGRGLDHIDHKLLTTIMEKFQGGPVGVDTLAASIGEEPETIEDVYEPYLLQIGFLQRTPRGRMITNEVYHHFKMEVPSE from the coding sequence ATGGAAGAGCGTATTATTTCTAGTGAGGCAGATCTTCATGAGTTGAGCGAAGAACCATCATTACGGCCGGAATGGTTAAAACAATATATTGGTCAAGATAAGGTGAAGCGTAATTTAGAGATCTTTATCCAAGCGGCAAGGATGAGAGAAGAATCGCTTGACCATTGTTTACTATATGGTCCCCCAGGTTTAGGGAAAACGACCTTAGCAGCTGTGATCGCGAATGAAATGGATGTACAGTTGCGCACGACATCCGGTCCTGCGATTGAAAGACCAGGTGATTTGGCAGCCATTTTAACCGCACTTCAGCCCGGAGATGTCTTATTTATTGATGAAATTCACCGATTACCTCGCTCGATTGAAGAAATATTGTATCCGGCTATGGAAGATTTTTGTTTAGATATCGTCATCGGAAAAGGTCCAAGCGCTAGAAGTGTTCGCTTGGATTTGCCACCTTTTACTTTGGTTGGAGCTACAACAAGATCTGGAAGTTTGTCTGCTCCGCTGCGTGACCGATTTGGTGTTTTATGCCGATTAGAATATTATAATGAAGAGCAATTAACCGATATTGTTGTTCGTACAGCTGATATCTTTCAAGTAGAAATTGATGAGAAAGGTGCTCATGAAATTGCAAGAAGATCAAGAGGAACACCGAGAATTGCCAATCGATTACTGAGAAGAGTAAGAGATTTTGCACAAGTCCGTGGGAATGGTAAAATTACATTTGATTTGGCTACACAAGCTCTTCAATTACTTCAGGTCGACGGAAGAGGATTAGATCATATCGACCATAAATTGTTAACCACCATTATGGAGAAATTCCAAGGAGGTCCTGTTGGAGTGGACACTCTTGCAGCAAGTATTGGGGAAGAACCGGAAACAATTGAAGATGTATATGAACCATACTTATTACAAATTGGTTTTTTGCAACGAACACCAAGAGGAAGAATGATCACAAATGAAGTGTATCATCACTTTAAGATGGAGGTTCCATCGGAATGA
- the ruvA gene encoding Holliday junction branch migration protein RuvA has translation MFEYIKGTVEFTGPEYVVLDHQGIGYQILTPNPFAFSKDDQKERKMYIYQHVREDVLALYGFATIEEKRLFEKLLSVSGIGPKGALAILASGEPEQVIHAIEQEDESFLMKFPGVGKKTARQMILDLKGKLQDIVPDYFPDLFQTGKIEKVANRSKELDEALLALEALGYSTREIKKITPKLEKESLSTDEYIRKGLQFLLKI, from the coding sequence TTGTTTGAATATATAAAAGGAACAGTTGAATTTACTGGACCTGAGTATGTCGTTCTAGATCATCAGGGAATAGGGTATCAAATCTTAACGCCAAACCCATTTGCTTTTTCTAAAGATGATCAAAAAGAAAGAAAAATGTATATTTATCAACATGTACGTGAAGATGTATTGGCTTTATACGGATTTGCTACTATAGAAGAAAAACGATTATTTGAGAAATTATTAAGTGTATCTGGTATCGGACCAAAAGGGGCATTAGCCATTCTTGCCAGCGGAGAGCCTGAACAAGTCATCCATGCAATTGAACAAGAGGACGAATCTTTTCTAATGAAGTTTCCCGGCGTTGGAAAAAAAACGGCACGACAAATGATTCTTGATTTGAAAGGGAAGCTTCAAGATATTGTCCCCGATTATTTTCCTGATTTATTTCAGACGGGTAAAATAGAAAAAGTCGCCAATCGATCGAAAGAATTGGACGAAGCTTTACTTGCACTTGAGGCACTTGGCTATTCTACTCGTGAAATCAAAAAAATTACTCCTAAGCTAGAAAAGGAATCCTTGTCAACAGATGAGTACATTCGGAAAGGGCTACAATTCCTGCTGAAAATATAA
- the nadA gene encoding quinolinate synthase NadA, whose translation MSILQKLQQPTMTIPEKYRSLSKEEMEQRVRKIKADLGTKLFIPGHHYQKDEVIQFADAVGDSLQLAQISAKNKAAEYIVFCGVHFMAETADILTTDEQTVILPDMRAGCSMADMADIHQTERAWGKLQQLFGNTIIPLTYVNSTASIKAFVGRHGGATVTSSNAHKMVEWGFTQKERILFLPDQHLGRNTACDLGVGLDEMAVWDPHKDELIFDGSIEKIKVILWKGHCSVHENFTVENIKEVREQYPEMKIIVHPECRREVVELSDDNGSTKYIIEAIQKAEPGTSWAIGTEMNLVKRIIHDHPDKKIISLNQNMCPCLTMNRIDLPHLLWSLENIVEGKENNIIKVDAETSKYSILALERMLERA comes from the coding sequence ATGAGTATTTTACAAAAATTACAGCAACCAACCATGACCATTCCGGAAAAATATCGATCATTATCAAAAGAAGAGATGGAACAACGCGTAAGGAAAATTAAAGCAGATTTAGGTACTAAGTTGTTTATCCCTGGACATCATTATCAAAAAGATGAAGTAATTCAATTCGCCGATGCAGTGGGGGATTCCCTACAGCTTGCGCAAATTTCAGCTAAAAATAAAGCGGCGGAATACATTGTTTTCTGCGGTGTGCATTTTATGGCGGAAACGGCAGATATTTTAACAACAGATGAGCAAACCGTTATTTTGCCTGATATGCGTGCTGGCTGTTCGATGGCGGATATGGCAGATATTCATCAAACAGAAAGAGCTTGGGGGAAGCTTCAACAACTGTTCGGTAATACGATCATTCCGCTTACGTATGTCAATTCAACAGCCTCCATTAAAGCGTTCGTGGGCCGTCATGGGGGTGCGACTGTTACCTCTTCAAATGCTCATAAGATGGTGGAGTGGGGATTTACACAAAAGGAGCGAATTTTATTTTTACCTGATCAGCATTTAGGAAGAAATACTGCTTGTGATTTAGGAGTAGGGTTGGACGAAATGGCCGTTTGGGATCCACATAAGGATGAGCTGATTTTTGATGGTTCAATTGAAAAGATCAAAGTTATCTTATGGAAAGGACATTGTTCCGTCCATGAAAATTTCACAGTTGAGAACATTAAAGAAGTGCGCGAACAATATCCAGAGATGAAAATTATTGTTCATCCAGAATGTCGAAGAGAGGTAGTCGAGTTATCGGATGATAATGGATCAACGAAATACATTATAGAAGCAATTCAAAAGGCTGAACCAGGAACTTCTTGGGCCATCGGTACGGAAATGAATTTAGTGAAGAGAATTATTCATGATCATCCAGATAAAAAAATCATTTCATTAAATCAAAACATGTGTCCATGTTTAACAATGAATCGAATTGACCTTCCTCATTTACTTTGGTCACTTGAAAATATTGTAGAGGGGAAAGAAAACAATATCATCAAAGTCGATGCTGAAACATCTAAATATTCCATTTTGGCATTAGAACGTATGCTTGAGCGTGCCTAA
- the queA gene encoding tRNA preQ1(34) S-adenosylmethionine ribosyltransferase-isomerase QueA → MKVEDFDFYLPEELIAQTPLEQRSESRLMVLDKETGEMTHEVFKNIISYLQPGDCLVLNDTKVLPARLYGIKEETGAKLEVLLLKQMEGDRWETLVKPAKRLKLGSEVSFGDGKLIAKCVEELDHGGRVLEFFYEGIFYEVLDELGEMPLPPYIKEQLEDQDRYQTVYAKERGSAAAPTAGLHFTKSLLEEIKEMGVHVAFITLHVGLGTFRPVSVDNIEEHDMHSEFYQVSDETAQLIGRVKEQGGRIISVGTTSTRTLETVARNHHGKIQSESGWTDIFIYPGFKFQAIDGMITNFHLPKSTLIMLVSALAGKEPILHAYETAVKEHYRFFSFGDAMLIK, encoded by the coding sequence TTGAAAGTAGAAGACTTTGATTTTTATTTACCAGAAGAACTTATTGCGCAAACTCCACTGGAACAACGCTCAGAAAGTCGTTTAATGGTGTTAGACAAAGAAACGGGTGAAATGACACATGAAGTGTTTAAGAACATCATTTCGTACCTCCAACCTGGTGATTGTCTCGTATTAAATGATACAAAAGTATTACCAGCCCGCTTGTATGGAATTAAGGAAGAGACAGGGGCAAAATTAGAAGTGTTGCTTCTAAAGCAAATGGAAGGGGACCGTTGGGAAACACTTGTTAAACCAGCCAAAAGATTAAAATTGGGCAGCGAGGTTTCATTCGGCGATGGCAAATTAATAGCAAAATGTGTAGAGGAATTAGATCATGGGGGAAGAGTGTTAGAGTTTTTCTATGAGGGAATTTTTTATGAGGTATTAGATGAATTAGGTGAAATGCCATTGCCCCCTTATATTAAAGAACAATTAGAAGATCAAGACCGATACCAAACCGTCTATGCGAAGGAGCGGGGATCAGCCGCAGCACCTACAGCAGGCTTACATTTCACTAAATCATTATTGGAAGAAATAAAGGAAATGGGTGTGCATGTTGCGTTTATTACATTACATGTTGGGTTAGGGACATTTCGCCCTGTTTCAGTTGATAACATTGAAGAACATGATATGCATTCTGAATTTTACCAAGTGTCCGATGAAACCGCTCAGTTGATTGGACGTGTAAAAGAACAAGGTGGAAGAATTATTTCAGTTGGAACCACTTCAACTAGAACACTGGAAACAGTTGCAAGAAATCATCATGGAAAGATTCAATCTGAAAGTGGTTGGACAGATATTTTCATTTATCCAGGATTTAAGTTTCAAGCGATTGATGGAATGATTACCAATTTCCATTTACCGAAATCGACCTTAATTATGCTTGTTAGTGCATTGGCAGGAAAAGAACCTATTTTGCATGCATATGAAACAGCAGTGAAGGAACATTATCGTTTCTTTAGTTTCGGTGATGCAATGTTGATTAAATAA
- the yajC gene encoding preprotein translocase subunit YajC produces MEQLATLAPLLIMFVLFYFLLIRPQQKRQKQVMKMQNELKKGDKIVTIGGLHGTVDAIDEGKIVILCGDGSRLTYDRTAVREVQSNI; encoded by the coding sequence ATGGAACAATTAGCTACGTTAGCTCCATTACTCATTATGTTCGTCTTATTCTACTTCTTGCTAATTCGTCCGCAGCAAAAGCGTCAAAAACAAGTGATGAAAATGCAGAACGAGTTGAAAAAAGGAGATAAGATTGTCACAATCGGAGGATTACACGGAACCGTAGATGCGATTGATGAAGGAAAAATCGTCATTCTATGTGGCGATGGCAGTCGTTTAACTTACGACCGTACAGCCGTTCGTGAAGTCCAATCGAATATTTAA
- a CDS encoding phosphotransferase has product MIHRLLLLAQKELDEPVLGISKVKNGKWILTLPSGKWFLKQFIHRKKLLNQLKIVSLLKEHGFHETIAFHPLHEEKYIELDGKVFGIMEYIQPSSTPFSYRSWNERQLALQVLNRFHLKTSIFFKQLEKTLPKFDQIKKWDQRLQQFLKNLQYIEPLVPFDYFFPFINCSKKALEEIKKEHSWNRHLCIIHGDVANHNFILDQNGKLLIFDFDLIAIADKKYDDLQFANRILPYIDWKLEKLWEHDHFHPYRQDRSFYLHLLFQTDLFREWNRYIQSNTIEQKQIWDVLSYLTIDQFNKRKKFINSIETFLT; this is encoded by the coding sequence ATGATCCATCGTCTCCTTTTACTTGCACAAAAAGAGTTAGACGAACCCGTACTTGGGATCAGCAAGGTGAAAAATGGGAAATGGATTTTGACGCTTCCTTCGGGGAAATGGTTTTTAAAACAATTTATTCATAGAAAAAAATTACTAAATCAATTAAAAATTGTCTCTCTTTTAAAAGAACATGGATTTCATGAAACGATTGCATTCCACCCGTTACATGAGGAAAAATATATTGAATTAGATGGAAAAGTTTTTGGAATAATGGAATATATTCAACCATCAAGTACACCCTTTTCGTATCGCTCATGGAATGAAAGACAGTTAGCACTCCAAGTTTTAAATCGGTTTCATCTTAAGACCTCCATTTTTTTTAAACAATTGGAAAAAACGTTACCAAAATTCGACCAAATTAAAAAGTGGGATCAGCGATTACAACAATTTTTAAAAAACCTTCAATATATTGAACCACTAGTCCCATTTGATTACTTTTTTCCATTTATCAACTGCAGTAAGAAGGCTTTGGAAGAAATAAAAAAGGAACATTCATGGAATCGGCATCTTTGTATTATTCACGGTGATGTCGCCAATCATAATTTCATACTGGATCAAAATGGGAAGCTATTGATCTTTGATTTTGATTTAATAGCGATTGCGGATAAAAAATATGATGATCTACAATTTGCCAATCGGATTTTACCCTATATTGATTGGAAATTAGAAAAGCTCTGGGAACATGATCATTTTCATCCATATCGGCAGGATCGATCCTTTTATCTTCATTTACTTTTTCAGACCGATCTTTTTAGGGAATGGAACCGTTATATTCAGAGCAATACAATCGAACAAAAACAAATATGGGACGTACTCTCGTATTTAACCATCGACCAATTTAATAAAAGAAAAAAGTTTATAAATAGCATCGAAACATTTTTAACCTAA
- a CDS encoding TIGR04086 family membrane protein — translation MKSFSQAILYGLLAIFMVIIVLSLIFSMILKFTSLQETSIQLLVTILSFFTLFMGGFISGGKGKQKGWLIGGITGGFYTVIVFLFQYLGHDTVFNGEQIIYHVCYILTAMMGGVLGVNLSGGKPRES, via the coding sequence ATGAAAAGTTTCAGCCAGGCAATTCTATATGGTCTCCTAGCAATCTTTATGGTGATCATTGTGTTGAGTTTGATTTTTTCCATGATCCTAAAATTTACTTCATTACAAGAAACATCGATTCAATTACTTGTGACAATCCTTTCATTTTTCACTTTGTTTATGGGGGGATTTATTTCAGGTGGAAAAGGGAAACAAAAAGGTTGGTTAATCGGAGGTATAACAGGGGGGTTCTATACCGTTATTGTATTTTTATTTCAATATTTAGGCCATGACACTGTTTTCAATGGGGAGCAAATTATTTACCACGTCTGTTATATTCTAACCGCCATGATGGGTGGAGTATTAGGGGTTAATCTTTCTGGGGGGAAACCGAGAGAGAGCTAA
- the tgt gene encoding tRNA guanosine(34) transglycosylase Tgt, which produces MTAIRYELIKTCKQTGARLGRVHTPHGSFETPMFMPVGTLATVKTMSPEDLKEMGAKIILSNTYHLWLRPGEDIIKEAGGLHRFMNWDGAILTDSGGFQVFSLSEFRRIEEEGVHFRNHLNGDKLFLSPEKAMDIQNALGSDIMMAFDECPPYPATFEYMKKSVERTSRWAERCLEAHQRPEDQGLFGIVQGGEFEELRRQSAADLTSLDFPGYAIGGLSVGEPKDIMNRMLEYTTPLLPANKPRYLMGVGSPDSLIDGSIRGVDMFDCVLPTRIARNGTLMTSQGRLVVKNAKYARDFGPLDEHCDCYTCRNYSRAYIRHLIHTNETFGIRLTTYHNLYFLLKLMEQVRQAIREDRLGDFREEFFERYGFKGPNAKNF; this is translated from the coding sequence TTGACAGCTATAAGGTATGAATTAATCAAAACATGTAAGCAGACGGGGGCACGTTTAGGACGGGTACACACTCCTCATGGCAGCTTTGAAACTCCTATGTTTATGCCAGTGGGGACATTAGCAACAGTGAAAACGATGTCACCTGAGGATTTAAAGGAAATGGGTGCGAAGATTATCTTAAGTAATACCTATCATCTCTGGTTACGCCCAGGTGAAGACATTATTAAAGAAGCAGGTGGGCTTCATCGTTTTATGAATTGGGATGGGGCGATTTTAACAGACTCTGGTGGATTTCAAGTATTTAGCTTAAGTGAATTCCGACGGATCGAAGAGGAAGGTGTACATTTCCGTAATCATTTAAATGGTGATAAGCTCTTTTTATCACCAGAGAAGGCGATGGACATCCAAAATGCACTTGGGTCTGATATTATGATGGCATTTGACGAATGCCCCCCATATCCTGCTACTTTTGAATATATGAAGAAGTCAGTAGAAAGAACATCTAGATGGGCTGAACGCTGTTTGGAAGCTCATCAACGCCCAGAGGATCAAGGATTATTCGGAATTGTACAAGGTGGGGAATTTGAGGAATTAAGACGTCAAAGTGCGGCAGATCTCACTTCATTAGATTTCCCAGGATATGCGATTGGCGGTTTATCTGTTGGTGAACCTAAAGACATTATGAATCGTATGCTTGAATATACAACGCCGTTGCTCCCGGCTAATAAACCACGCTATTTAATGGGGGTTGGTTCGCCGGACTCTTTAATTGACGGGTCCATACGCGGAGTAGACATGTTTGACTGTGTATTACCGACACGTATTGCCCGCAATGGGACATTAATGACGAGTCAGGGGCGCTTAGTAGTCAAAAATGCCAAATATGCCCGTGATTTTGGACCACTTGATGAACATTGTGATTGTTATACTTGTCGCAACTATTCAAGAGCTTATATTCGCCATCTTATTCATACAAATGAAACCTTTGGAATTAGGCTTACAACTTACCATAATTTATATTTTCTGCTAAAATTAATGGAGCAAGTGAGACAAGCTATTCGGGAAGATCGACTTGGTGATTTTAGGGAAGAATTTTTTGAGCGTTACGGTTTTAAAGGTCCTAACGCGAAAAATTTCTGA
- a CDS encoding YhcN/YlaJ family sporulation lipoprotein, producing the protein MKKRYGYMLLSPLLAISLTACATGEQGADGDQRTMYEQVRYENDRLMDRDTTNENLQVRDEDGNPPNPTVPLAEDDRILLKDNEFEFEDADRNYHGQIEQERDRINRTSYQSNRDQSSAERVKDVTEAINNVKKVHSVQYGKKVIIKFFVEDERKINETKRKIVQEVKPYVKNRPVQLQVVK; encoded by the coding sequence TTGAAAAAAAGATATGGATATATGCTTTTATCTCCTCTTTTGGCTATTAGTTTAACGGCTTGTGCCACTGGGGAACAGGGGGCAGATGGTGACCAAAGAACGATGTATGAACAAGTAAGATATGAAAATGATCGATTAATGGATCGGGATACAACGAATGAGAATTTACAAGTAAGGGATGAAGATGGAAACCCGCCGAATCCCACGGTCCCATTAGCAGAAGATGACCGGATTTTACTGAAGGACAATGAATTTGAGTTTGAAGATGCTGACCGAAATTACCATGGGCAGATCGAACAAGAAAGAGACCGTATAAATCGTACATCCTACCAATCTAATCGTGACCAATCATCTGCAGAACGAGTGAAAGATGTGACAGAAGCTATAAATAATGTAAAAAAGGTTCATTCTGTACAATATGGAAAAAAAGTGATTATTAAGTTTTTTGTTGAAGATGAAAGAAAAATAAACGAGACGAAGAGAAAGATTGTACAAGAGGTAAAACCATATGTCAAAAATAGACCCGTTCAGCTTCAGGTCGTAAAATAA
- a CDS encoding DUF2905 domain-containing protein has protein sequence MSGIGKTLMLVGALIFMIGFLMQFIKIGKLPGDILIKKGNATFYFPVVTSILLSILLSAIFYCLSRFK, from the coding sequence ATGAGCGGAATTGGAAAAACACTCATGTTGGTTGGTGCCCTCATATTTATGATTGGTTTTCTCATGCAATTTATTAAAATTGGAAAATTACCTGGTGACATCCTCATTAAAAAAGGGAATGCCACCTTTTATTTCCCAGTGGTCACTTCCATTTTACTCAGCATTCTTCTATCAGCTATTTTTTATTGTTTAAGTCGATTTAAATAG
- a CDS encoding BofC C-terminal domain-containing protein — MTMKMRLFFMAMLVVGALFFLFHQDSDRKQKVDEQAIQTATQKYEKRSAQAEVITVKLQREYIDGEVSEEVKKQTIHSLEEFWTQYEQWDVVDIGKDYVIFRQKMDDISPLLKSNGYFGVTEDGVLSIFNGTPDQSKIIHTFFQIDVRKLESKIHHELKKGIPIESKKNYDQVLESFKPYSITKQ, encoded by the coding sequence ATGACTATGAAGATGCGCTTGTTTTTTATGGCAATGTTAGTTGTAGGTGCACTTTTTTTTCTTTTTCATCAAGATTCTGATCGCAAGCAAAAGGTGGATGAACAAGCAATTCAAACTGCTACCCAAAAGTATGAAAAACGATCAGCTCAAGCAGAGGTGATTACCGTAAAATTGCAAAGGGAATATATTGATGGGGAAGTGAGTGAAGAAGTAAAGAAACAGACAATTCATTCTCTTGAGGAATTTTGGACTCAATATGAACAATGGGATGTTGTAGATATTGGAAAAGATTATGTGATCTTCCGTCAAAAAATGGATGATATATCGCCACTCTTAAAATCAAATGGTTATTTTGGGGTGACAGAAGACGGAGTTTTATCGATTTTTAATGGGACGCCTGATCAATCAAAGATCATTCATACATTCTTTCAAATAGATGTTAGAAAATTAGAAAGTAAAATTCACCATGAATTAAAAAAAGGGATCCCAATCGAATCTAAGAAAAACTATGATCAAGTGTTAGAGTCGTTTAAACCATATTCCATTACAAAACAATAG